Proteins from a single region of Mytilus trossulus isolate FHL-02 chromosome 2, PNRI_Mtr1.1.1.hap1, whole genome shotgun sequence:
- the LOC134706823 gene encoding torsin-1A-like → MDEEPMEMSPDGNRNRSYYQGFHDNSNSDMDVDTSHDRSYPAPYVNNFSFHNMSATIATSSPFKSESKYFQQTGESVKPLGMRPLIASKKNQEEKISNLHKDENLNTLLSESNKHMKSSLEKKKSRSKSKEMSPREKRVNRRKSGNQYDVRRKFYGWLFLAVLFALLSTFIVIHQKCHIHMDVDKFEHVFDENVFGQHIAKHALTTTLRNISVRMQNDTKLSTNPLVFSFHGWTGVGKNFVTKQLLYGFDNARVTTFLIPLHFPHKSQDEEYKINIQKWVKGNITLCYVNMFVFDEMDKATPGLLEGLLSVMKDIERIEMEKTWIIFLFLSNSRGHQINNYLFTEMKSGKDRNDITFEEILPVLTNLDSSDEWYKDFNQQGLIHTFVPFLPLNKYHVHQCIEKDIIKKGSQPTTELINSISEEMHYIQPVADHVPYSLTGCKRVSDKVDIHI, encoded by the coding sequence ATGGATGAAGAACCTATGGAGATGTCTCCTGATGGAAACAGAAATAGAAGCTACTACCAAGGATTCCATGACAACAGTAATTCTGATATGGATGTGGATACATCCCATGACAGATCATATCCTGcaccttatgttaataactTTTCATTCCATAATATGAGTGCTACTATAGCAACCTCATCTCCATTTAAAAGTGAGTCTAAGTATTTTCAACAGACAGGAGAGTCAGTAAAGCCATTAGGAATGAGACCACTAATAGCATCAAAAAAGAatcaagaagaaaaaataagcaatttaCACAAAGATGAAAATTTGAACACTCTTCTATCAGAATCAAATAAACATATGAAATCATCTTTAGAGAAAAAGAAATCTAGATCTAAGAGTAAAGAAATGTCTCCAAGGGAAAAACGTGTAAACCGACGAAAATCAGGAAATCAGTACGATGTACGAAGAAAGTTTTATGGATGGTTGTTCCTGGCTGTTTTATTTGCACTTCTTTCAACATTCATAGTAATCCATCAGAAATGTCATATACATATGGATGTAGATAAATTTGAACATGTTTTTGATGAAAATGTATTTGGTCAGCATATTGCAAAACATGCTTTGACAACAACACTTAGAAATATTTCTGTACGAATGCAGAATGACACGAAATTGTCAACCAATCctcttgttttttcttttcatgGTTGGACTGGTGTTGGCAAAAATTTTGTGACCAAACAGTTGCTGTATGGCTTTGATAATGCTAGAGTGACAACTTTCCTTATTCCTCTTCATTTTCCACATAAATCGCAAGACGaggaatataaaataaatattcaaaaatggGTGAAAGGAAACATAACTTTGTGTTATgttaatatgtttgtttttgatgaaatggACAAAGCAACACCTGGTCTTCTAGAGGGACTGCTATCTGTCATGAAAGATATAGAGAGAATTGAAATGGAAAAAACAtggattatatttttattcctAAGCAATTCAAGAGGTcatcaaattaataattacCTTTTTACGGAAATGAAATCTGGGAAGGATAGAAATGATATCACCTTTGAGGAAATTCTTCCTGTTTTAACTAATCTTGATTCCAGTGATGAGTGGTATAAAGACTTTAATCAGCAGGGTTTGattcatacatttgtaccttttCTTCCACTTAATAAATATCATGTGCACCAGTGCAttgaaaaagatataattaAGAAGGGGAGCCAACCTACCACAGAATTAATAAACAGTATCTCAGAAGAAATGCATTATATTCAGCCAGTTGCAGATCATGTTCCCTACTCTTTAACAGGATGTAAAAGGGTTTCAGACAAAGTGGATATTCACATATAA
- the LOC134705674 gene encoding uncharacterized protein LOC134705674, which yields MASRYKLFLRLCSEWPVDISKTDRDLGTYIRKVVGERFKLGEASQIDEKECKRQYEALQKINTDYYKTKYEIPLRKGCTGLSADELHDHLSTQSMEAMSREEGIFTRMKKSLEVENNENKITILAKELRSLRRNVESKISNLQEEIGTQNKYKQHYRYYEMKKLFKKVHDLKYLTLTLKLDVRQLFYEDDFKSTYLSPLTTKAPLQTLDVSLELDKKLTVSCYRTNTKADEFKTELNPFSHWYHNGNRIASKDRHYAAEYSRDKSVVTLTISKLKYKDTGVLECKDNMSEVFLHINLKVKEPCKDFKCDGKCVEWSRICDKNKDCLRGQDEIFCELIADVTDGAMSGRGTVVVLLNRMKGWVCYDGWDQSGADVLCRSLGYSRGMVGNPRIHFEDRGFLVADIECTGNEQSLAQCNRNITRVGSCQAIATALCMNK from the exons ATGGCATCTCGATATAAATTGTTCCTTAGACTTTGCTCAGAATGGCCAGTTGATATATCGAAGACGGATCGTGATCTAGGTACATACATTCGAAAAGTTGTAGGTGAAAGATTCAAACTTGGAGAAGCCTCACAGATCGACGAAAAGGAATGTAAAAGACAATATGAAGCACTGCAAAAAATAAACACAGACTATTATAAAACGAAATATGAGATACCTCTTAGGAAAGGATGCACCGGACTGTCAGCAGATGAATTACATGATCATTTATCCACACAATCTATGGAAGCAATGTCGAGAGAGGAAGGGATATTCACAAGAATGAAAAAATCATTGGA AGTTGAGAATAACGAAAACAAAATAACCATACTTGCCAAAGAGCTTCGATCTCTTCGCAGAAATGTTGAGTCAAAAATAAGCAATCTACAAGAGGAAATTGgaacacaaaataaatacaaacaacatTACAGATACtatgaaatgaaaaagttgtttaaaaaagTTCATGATTTGAAATATCTGACGTTAACACTCAAATTGGATGTAAgacaattattttatgaag atgatTTCAAGTCTACATATTTGTCACCGCTTACTACAAAAG CTCCATTACAGACCTTGGATGTATCTCTAGAATTGGACAAAAAGCTCACTGTTTCTTGTTACCGTACTAACACAAAGGCCGATGAATTTAAG ACTGAATTAAATCCATTTTCACACTGGTATCACAATGGAAATAGGATAGCTTCAAAAGACCGACACTATGCAGCAGAGTATTCTAGAGATAAAAGTGTTGTGACATTGACTATTAGCAAGCTTAAATACAAAGATACGGGAGTGTTAGAATGTAAAGACAATATGTCTGAAGTGTTTCTGCACATCAACTTGAAAGTAAAAG aaCCATGTAAAGACTTTAAATGTGATGGCAAATGTGTAGAGTGGTCCCGTATTTGtgacaaaaataaagattgtcTTCGTGGGCAGGACGAAATTTTCTGTG AGTTAATTGCAGACGTAACAGATGGAGCCATGTCAGGACGAGGCACTGTTGTAGTTCTGCTGAATAGAATGAAAGGTTGGGTGTGTTATGATGGATGGGACCAGTCTGGTGCAGATGTTCTATGTCGCTCTTTAGGATATAG TAGAGGAATGGTAGGAAATCCAAGAATTCATTTCGAAGACCGAGGCTTTCTAGTGGCTGATATAGAATGTACAGGCAATGAACAATCACTAGCACAATGCAACAGAAATATAACCAGAGTTGGATCTTGTCAAGCAATAGCAACCGCACTATGCATGAACAAGTAA
- the LOC134706825 gene encoding kelch-like protein 21 isoform X1: protein MDKLYMRLQKTRLKHKMTETPCWRDEVSRELYNSLEDMYKHDRHTDTKLVVGDRTFNCHRVVLAAISPYFDAMFSSGMIESQNGTVNIQDCSVGIFENILDFIYTGRKVVTFDNCEDLLKAAAIFQMRQLHEKCEQFLQNNLISDNSLGAWKLAKSYDCPSLCTKAWTLILMNFTDICRSEDFLFLDKDDLIKIITDDNLNVTNEEVVCDAVFRWHESDGSKRKEEIIQLFEYLRLPLLGSEYLLHEVEPMELVRENARCREIVKEAITYHMLPARRSEFNSDRIAFRNHLTMEEVLIVLGGYNSQSEKVVDVFAYSFLQQKWFFLTPLMFPLGREFASCVYGNDIFVSGGSQKLDCLLRYRSENNEWYRCTSPVQGRRRHSMVALGGSIYVLGGYDDNIKEESAKTLSSVEEYDINQRTWKKAGHLPKAVRSMSSTVSKEKIFVFGGILSDDKETKAIQYFDTRLQSGCIVANLPSPCKLSRAIVSDKNMHVVCTDGNVICVPEDGSCRIVTTIPNFQRRRFCAIHHKGNVLILGGESGNSIHQNIISVDLSTKHIDQNRTTVIPPRANFAGLKIVMQKKFFTREFVMAEK, encoded by the exons ATGGATAAATTGTATATGCGACTGCAA AAAACtagattaaaacataaaatgactGAGACACCTTGCTGGCGAGACGAAGTTTCTAGAGAACTGTACAATTCTTTAGAGGATATGTACAAACACGACAGACACACTGACACCAAACTAGTAGTCGGGGACAGGACATTCAATTGTCACAGAGTTGTTCTGGCAGCCATATCGCCGTACTTTGATGCAATGTTTTCATCAGGTATGATTGAAAGTCAAAACGGGACAGTGAATATTCAAGACTGTAGTGttggtatttttgaaaatatcctagattttatatatacagggaGAAAGGTCGTGACATTTGATAACTGTGAAGACCTTTTGAAAGCAGCGGCAATTTTTCAAATGCGACAACTCCATGAGAAATGTGAACAATTTCTACAGAATAATCTGATTTCAGACAACTCTTTAGGTGCATGGAAACTTGCGAAATCTTACGATTGTCCATCTCTATGTACGAAGGCTTGGACACTGATTTTAATGAATTTCACTGATATCTGTAGGTCTGAGGATTTCCTCTTTCTGGACAAGGatgatttaatcaaaataataacgGACGACAACTTGAATGTAACAAATGAGGAGGTAGTTTGTGACGCAGTATTCAGATGGCACGAATCAGATGGATCCAAGAGAAAGGAGGAAATAATCCAACTATTCGAATATCTTCGTTTACCGCTCCTGGGTTCAGAATATTTGTTACACGAAGTCGAGCCAATGGAACTAGTGAGAGAAAACGCTAGATGCCGGGAAATTGTTAAAGAGGCAATAACCTACCATATGTTGCCAGCAAGACGTTCAGAATTCAATTCAGATAGAATTGCGTTTCGAAATCATTTGACAATGGAAGAAGTTCTGATTGTCTTAGGAGGTTACAATAGTCAGTCTGAGAAAGTTGTAGATGTGTTCGCATACAGCTTCCTTCAACAAAAGTGGTTCTTTCTTACACCACTTATGTTTCCGTTAGGCCGTGAATTCGCATCATGTGTATAtggaaatgacatttttgtttcGGGAGGTTCACAAAAATTAGATTGTTTATTGCGATATCGTTCCGAAAATAACGAGTGGTACCGATGCACTTCACCAGTACAAGGAAGACGTCGCCACTCGATGGTGGCTCTCGGAGGTTCAATTTATGTCCTAGGAGGGTATGACGATAACATTAAGGAAGAATCTGCCAAAACACTTTCGAGTGTCGAAGAGTATGATATAAATCAAAGAACGTGGAAAAAAGCGGGACATTTACCGAAAGCTGTCCGTTCAATGTCTTCTACTGTGTCGAAAGAGAAGATCTTTGTGTTTGGAGGCATCTTATCCGACGACAAAGAAACAAAagcgattcaatattttgatacgCGATTGCAATCAGGATGCATTGTTGCAAATCTACCATCGCCATGCAAGCTTTCACGCGCAATAGTATCCGATAAAAATATGCATGTCGTATGTACCGACGGAAATGTGATTTGTGTACCCGAAGACGGAAGCTGCCGAATTGTTACAACAATTCCAAATTTTCAACGCAGAAGATTTTGTGCTATTCATCATAAAggaaatgttttgattttgggTGGAGAAAGTGGGAATTCTATTCACCAAAACATTATTTCAGTTGACCTATCAACTAAACACATTGATCAAAACAGAACTACCGTTATTCCGCCTCGAGCCAATTTTGCAGGGTTAAAAATTGTAATGCAAAAAAAGTTTTTCACGAGAGAATTTGTGATGGCTGAAAAGTAA
- the LOC134706825 gene encoding kelch-like protein 21 isoform X2, which yields MTETPCWRDEVSRELYNSLEDMYKHDRHTDTKLVVGDRTFNCHRVVLAAISPYFDAMFSSGMIESQNGTVNIQDCSVGIFENILDFIYTGRKVVTFDNCEDLLKAAAIFQMRQLHEKCEQFLQNNLISDNSLGAWKLAKSYDCPSLCTKAWTLILMNFTDICRSEDFLFLDKDDLIKIITDDNLNVTNEEVVCDAVFRWHESDGSKRKEEIIQLFEYLRLPLLGSEYLLHEVEPMELVRENARCREIVKEAITYHMLPARRSEFNSDRIAFRNHLTMEEVLIVLGGYNSQSEKVVDVFAYSFLQQKWFFLTPLMFPLGREFASCVYGNDIFVSGGSQKLDCLLRYRSENNEWYRCTSPVQGRRRHSMVALGGSIYVLGGYDDNIKEESAKTLSSVEEYDINQRTWKKAGHLPKAVRSMSSTVSKEKIFVFGGILSDDKETKAIQYFDTRLQSGCIVANLPSPCKLSRAIVSDKNMHVVCTDGNVICVPEDGSCRIVTTIPNFQRRRFCAIHHKGNVLILGGESGNSIHQNIISVDLSTKHIDQNRTTVIPPRANFAGLKIVMQKKFFTREFVMAEK from the coding sequence atgactGAGACACCTTGCTGGCGAGACGAAGTTTCTAGAGAACTGTACAATTCTTTAGAGGATATGTACAAACACGACAGACACACTGACACCAAACTAGTAGTCGGGGACAGGACATTCAATTGTCACAGAGTTGTTCTGGCAGCCATATCGCCGTACTTTGATGCAATGTTTTCATCAGGTATGATTGAAAGTCAAAACGGGACAGTGAATATTCAAGACTGTAGTGttggtatttttgaaaatatcctagattttatatatacagggaGAAAGGTCGTGACATTTGATAACTGTGAAGACCTTTTGAAAGCAGCGGCAATTTTTCAAATGCGACAACTCCATGAGAAATGTGAACAATTTCTACAGAATAATCTGATTTCAGACAACTCTTTAGGTGCATGGAAACTTGCGAAATCTTACGATTGTCCATCTCTATGTACGAAGGCTTGGACACTGATTTTAATGAATTTCACTGATATCTGTAGGTCTGAGGATTTCCTCTTTCTGGACAAGGatgatttaatcaaaataataacgGACGACAACTTGAATGTAACAAATGAGGAGGTAGTTTGTGACGCAGTATTCAGATGGCACGAATCAGATGGATCCAAGAGAAAGGAGGAAATAATCCAACTATTCGAATATCTTCGTTTACCGCTCCTGGGTTCAGAATATTTGTTACACGAAGTCGAGCCAATGGAACTAGTGAGAGAAAACGCTAGATGCCGGGAAATTGTTAAAGAGGCAATAACCTACCATATGTTGCCAGCAAGACGTTCAGAATTCAATTCAGATAGAATTGCGTTTCGAAATCATTTGACAATGGAAGAAGTTCTGATTGTCTTAGGAGGTTACAATAGTCAGTCTGAGAAAGTTGTAGATGTGTTCGCATACAGCTTCCTTCAACAAAAGTGGTTCTTTCTTACACCACTTATGTTTCCGTTAGGCCGTGAATTCGCATCATGTGTATAtggaaatgacatttttgtttcGGGAGGTTCACAAAAATTAGATTGTTTATTGCGATATCGTTCCGAAAATAACGAGTGGTACCGATGCACTTCACCAGTACAAGGAAGACGTCGCCACTCGATGGTGGCTCTCGGAGGTTCAATTTATGTCCTAGGAGGGTATGACGATAACATTAAGGAAGAATCTGCCAAAACACTTTCGAGTGTCGAAGAGTATGATATAAATCAAAGAACGTGGAAAAAAGCGGGACATTTACCGAAAGCTGTCCGTTCAATGTCTTCTACTGTGTCGAAAGAGAAGATCTTTGTGTTTGGAGGCATCTTATCCGACGACAAAGAAACAAAagcgattcaatattttgatacgCGATTGCAATCAGGATGCATTGTTGCAAATCTACCATCGCCATGCAAGCTTTCACGCGCAATAGTATCCGATAAAAATATGCATGTCGTATGTACCGACGGAAATGTGATTTGTGTACCCGAAGACGGAAGCTGCCGAATTGTTACAACAATTCCAAATTTTCAACGCAGAAGATTTTGTGCTATTCATCATAAAggaaatgttttgattttgggTGGAGAAAGTGGGAATTCTATTCACCAAAACATTATTTCAGTTGACCTATCAACTAAACACATTGATCAAAACAGAACTACCGTTATTCCGCCTCGAGCCAATTTTGCAGGGTTAAAAATTGTAATGCAAAAAAAGTTTTTCACGAGAGAATTTGTGATGGCTGAAAAGTAA
- the LOC134706824 gene encoding alpha-aspartyl dipeptidase-like: MRRLLLISNSTLYDGGYLGHCKEQIKQFLSDKVKTVLFVPYALHDRDWYAGKAKEAFTSFGYDVQSIHQQPDALGAVNQAQAIFIGGGNTFRLLKTLYDEKIVEAIRKRVLEDGIPYIGSSAGSNVATDSIKTTNDMPIVYPPSFDALKLVPFNINPHYMEPDANNTHMGETREQRIKQFHEYEDSPPVLGLREGCMLLVEDKKATLLGKTDAKLFVRGKDPVEYKVGSDLSFLLQSPLLC; this comes from the exons ATGAGGCGATTATTGTTGATATCCAATTCAACATTATATGATGGAGGATATCTAGGACATTGCAAAGAACAGATAAAACAATTTCTCTCTGA CAAAGTTAAAACTGTGTTGTTTGTTCCCTATGCACTTCATGACAGAGATTGGTATGCTGGAAAGGCTAAGGAAGCATTCACATCTTTTG GATATGATGTACAAAGTATTCATCAACAGCCAGATGCTTTAGGAGCAGTGAATCAAGCTCAAGCGATATTTATTG GTGGGGGTAATACATTCCGACTTTTGAAGACACTTTATGATGAAAAAATTGTAGAAGCAATCAGAAAACGAGTTTTAGAG GATGGAATACCATATATAGGATCCAGCGCTGGAAGTAATGTAGCAACAGACAGCATCAAGACAACAAATGATATGCCAATAGTTTATCCACCATCATTTGATGCCCTCAAACTGGTACCCTTCAACATCAATCCACACTACATGGAACCAGATGCTAATAATACACATATGGGT gaGACTAGAGAACAAAGAATTAAACAGTTCCATGAATATGAAGATTCTCCTCCAGTTTTG GGGTTACGGGAAGGATGCATGTTACTTGTAGAGGATAAAAAAGCTACACTGCTGGGAAAAACAGATGCCAAACTTTTTGTCAG